One genomic window of Solanum stenotomum isolate F172 chromosome 9, ASM1918654v1, whole genome shotgun sequence includes the following:
- the LOC125877952 gene encoding uncharacterized protein LOC125877952 isoform X2: MSMPQPPQNWPQNERDESHDTKTFPDSNESEEQSKRTRGPTMMHSGWGKDGGNLHIELNEHGQVIGSEGTRLSSKLGVLARNGILAPLNHKDWRLVPSRYKDRIWAHIKENTDATDDMKRILMMSFGSKWKESKHEAKIIGYDPYNTDIERLAHCPDRVEEDQWRSLVHYWSSKEAKKQMDDLAEVYPELNVLGSAPNDVYSQVMGLDTHGIVRTLGKGASPSLVNGPVYKRSQAEKRDFDTRVEMEVQKATSATKIEMTEKMYEAKKEMEAMDKKLLEAKEEAKENNKVMERKLSEAKMDMEEIIADKVKEGIQAYVESLGINIDANLKSEQVPDNPLEDCQQPSSLVPGVHTRKANMIKKTGTSVVGTNKKKWNF; this comes from the exons ATGTCAATGCCTCAACCGCCCCAAAATTGGCCACAAAATGAAAGAGATGAATCACATGATACAAAAACTTTTCCAG ATTCTAATGAGAGTGAAGAGCAATCTAAGCGAACTAGGGGTCCCACTATGATGCACTCGGGATGGGGGAAAGATGGTGGAAATTTACATATTGAATTGAATGAACATGGTCAAGTTATTGGGTCAGAAGGAACTAGATTGAGTTCAAAACTTGGTGTGCTAGCACGAAATGGCATCTTAGCGCCACTTAATCATAAAGATTGGAGGCTTGTACCTAGTAGGTACAAGGATAGAATATGGGCTCATATCAAG GAAAATACTGACGCAACTGATGACATGAAGCGCATACTGATGATGTCATTTGGATCTAAATGGAAAGAATCAAAGCATGAAGCAAAAATTATTGGATATGACCCATATAACACTGATATTGAGCGTTTAGCGCATTGTCCAGATAGAGTTGAAGAAGATCAGTGGCGttcattagttcattattgGAGCTCAAAAGAAGCAAAG aaacaaatggaTGATCTTGCCGAGGTGTATCCTGAGTTGAATGTCCTTGGAAGTGCTCCTAATGATGTGTACTCCCAAGTAATGGGATTAGACACTCATGGAATTGTCCGAACTCTAGGAAAAGGAGCATCTCCTAGCTTAGTAAATGGCCCCGTATATAAACGATCTCAAGCtgaaaaaagagattttgaTACAAGGGTTGAGATGGAAGTTCAAAAAGCTACCTCAGCTACGAAAATTGAGATGACAGAGAAGATGTATGAAGCAAAAAAAGAGATGGAAGCGATGGATAAAAAGTTGTTAGAAGCGAAAGAGGAAGCAAAAGAGAATAACAAAGTGATGGAGCGAAAATTATCAGAAGCAAAAATGGATATGGAAGAAATTATAGCGGATAAAGTGAAGGAAGGAATACAAGCATATGTAGAGTCTTTGGGAATTAATATTGATGCAAATTTAAAATCAGAGCAG GTTCCTGATAATCCACTTGAAGATTGTCAACAACCATCATCACTTGTTCCAGGTGTTCACACAAGAAAG gCTAACATGATCAAGAAGACTGGAACTAGCGTAGTTGgcacaaataaaaagaagtgg AATTTTTAA
- the LOC125877952 gene encoding uncharacterized protein LOC125877952 isoform X1 — MSMPQPPQNWPQNERDESHDTKTFPDSNESEEQSKRTRGPTMMHSGWGKDGGNLHIELNEHGQVIGSEGTRLSSKLGVLARNGILAPLNHKDWRLVPSRYKDRIWAHIKENTDATDDMKRILMMSFGSKWKESKHEAKIIGYDPYNTDIERLAHCPDRVEEDQWRSLVHYWSSKEAKKQMDDLAEVYPELNVLGSAPNDVYSQVMGLDTHGIVRTLGKGASPSLVNGPVYKRSQAEKRDFDTRVEMEVQKATSATKIEMTEKMYEAKKEMEAMDKKLLEAKEEAKENNKVMERKLSEAKMDMEEIIADKVKEGIQAYVESLGINIDANLKSEQVPDNPLEDCQQPSSLVPGVHTRKANMIKKTGTSVVGTNKKKWVCLKKTTRSFFSFKRRKISCI; from the exons ATGTCAATGCCTCAACCGCCCCAAAATTGGCCACAAAATGAAAGAGATGAATCACATGATACAAAAACTTTTCCAG ATTCTAATGAGAGTGAAGAGCAATCTAAGCGAACTAGGGGTCCCACTATGATGCACTCGGGATGGGGGAAAGATGGTGGAAATTTACATATTGAATTGAATGAACATGGTCAAGTTATTGGGTCAGAAGGAACTAGATTGAGTTCAAAACTTGGTGTGCTAGCACGAAATGGCATCTTAGCGCCACTTAATCATAAAGATTGGAGGCTTGTACCTAGTAGGTACAAGGATAGAATATGGGCTCATATCAAG GAAAATACTGACGCAACTGATGACATGAAGCGCATACTGATGATGTCATTTGGATCTAAATGGAAAGAATCAAAGCATGAAGCAAAAATTATTGGATATGACCCATATAACACTGATATTGAGCGTTTAGCGCATTGTCCAGATAGAGTTGAAGAAGATCAGTGGCGttcattagttcattattgGAGCTCAAAAGAAGCAAAG aaacaaatggaTGATCTTGCCGAGGTGTATCCTGAGTTGAATGTCCTTGGAAGTGCTCCTAATGATGTGTACTCCCAAGTAATGGGATTAGACACTCATGGAATTGTCCGAACTCTAGGAAAAGGAGCATCTCCTAGCTTAGTAAATGGCCCCGTATATAAACGATCTCAAGCtgaaaaaagagattttgaTACAAGGGTTGAGATGGAAGTTCAAAAAGCTACCTCAGCTACGAAAATTGAGATGACAGAGAAGATGTATGAAGCAAAAAAAGAGATGGAAGCGATGGATAAAAAGTTGTTAGAAGCGAAAGAGGAAGCAAAAGAGAATAACAAAGTGATGGAGCGAAAATTATCAGAAGCAAAAATGGATATGGAAGAAATTATAGCGGATAAAGTGAAGGAAGGAATACAAGCATATGTAGAGTCTTTGGGAATTAATATTGATGCAAATTTAAAATCAGAGCAG GTTCCTGATAATCCACTTGAAGATTGTCAACAACCATCATCACTTGTTCCAGGTGTTCACACAAGAAAG gCTAACATGATCAAGAAGACTGGAACTAGCGTAGTTGgcacaaataaaaagaagtgggtatgtttgaaaaaaactacaagatctttcttttctttcaaaaggaGGAAAATTTCATGTATATAA
- the LOC125877952 gene encoding uncharacterized protein LOC125877952 isoform X3, with the protein MMHSGWGKDGGNLHIELNEHGQVIGSEGTRLSSKLGVLARNGILAPLNHKDWRLVPSRYKDRIWAHIKENTDATDDMKRILMMSFGSKWKESKHEAKIIGYDPYNTDIERLAHCPDRVEEDQWRSLVHYWSSKEAKKQMDDLAEVYPELNVLGSAPNDVYSQVMGLDTHGIVRTLGKGASPSLVNGPVYKRSQAEKRDFDTRVEMEVQKATSATKIEMTEKMYEAKKEMEAMDKKLLEAKEEAKENNKVMERKLSEAKMDMEEIIADKVKEGIQAYVESLGINIDANLKSEQVPDNPLEDCQQPSSLVPGVHTRKANMIKKTGTSVVGTNKKKWVCLKKTTRSFFSFKRRKISCI; encoded by the exons ATGATGCACTCGGGATGGGGGAAAGATGGTGGAAATTTACATATTGAATTGAATGAACATGGTCAAGTTATTGGGTCAGAAGGAACTAGATTGAGTTCAAAACTTGGTGTGCTAGCACGAAATGGCATCTTAGCGCCACTTAATCATAAAGATTGGAGGCTTGTACCTAGTAGGTACAAGGATAGAATATGGGCTCATATCAAG GAAAATACTGACGCAACTGATGACATGAAGCGCATACTGATGATGTCATTTGGATCTAAATGGAAAGAATCAAAGCATGAAGCAAAAATTATTGGATATGACCCATATAACACTGATATTGAGCGTTTAGCGCATTGTCCAGATAGAGTTGAAGAAGATCAGTGGCGttcattagttcattattgGAGCTCAAAAGAAGCAAAG aaacaaatggaTGATCTTGCCGAGGTGTATCCTGAGTTGAATGTCCTTGGAAGTGCTCCTAATGATGTGTACTCCCAAGTAATGGGATTAGACACTCATGGAATTGTCCGAACTCTAGGAAAAGGAGCATCTCCTAGCTTAGTAAATGGCCCCGTATATAAACGATCTCAAGCtgaaaaaagagattttgaTACAAGGGTTGAGATGGAAGTTCAAAAAGCTACCTCAGCTACGAAAATTGAGATGACAGAGAAGATGTATGAAGCAAAAAAAGAGATGGAAGCGATGGATAAAAAGTTGTTAGAAGCGAAAGAGGAAGCAAAAGAGAATAACAAAGTGATGGAGCGAAAATTATCAGAAGCAAAAATGGATATGGAAGAAATTATAGCGGATAAAGTGAAGGAAGGAATACAAGCATATGTAGAGTCTTTGGGAATTAATATTGATGCAAATTTAAAATCAGAGCAG GTTCCTGATAATCCACTTGAAGATTGTCAACAACCATCATCACTTGTTCCAGGTGTTCACACAAGAAAG gCTAACATGATCAAGAAGACTGGAACTAGCGTAGTTGgcacaaataaaaagaagtgggtatgtttgaaaaaaactacaagatctttcttttctttcaaaaggaGGAAAATTTCATGTATATAA
- the LOC125877953 gene encoding uncharacterized protein LOC125877953 — translation MHMAGEKISEDIQTLAIGPLIQAKRMTGYICDGVRYLTESRDVKRKTQNSGIMLKAITQSYASTKDKNPILAEVSFYGILTDIIELYYSKNLKFVLFKCKWVNNIKGFIEKDDYGFTLVNFNHLLYTRHQLSDEPFIFASQAQQVFYVDHPMEKEWRMVVKLKPRGFYDLGDDTPTIEHKEGHMELWPEQQLDDTIFETEKDIEWVREGVPGLEIDPETLERNEAYDEDDNIS, via the coding sequence ATGCATATGGCTGGTGAAAAAATATCCGAGGATATTCAAACTTTAGCTATTGGCCCATTAATACAAGCAAAAAGAATGACTGGTTATATATGTGATGGAGTTAGATACTTAACAGAGTCTCGTGATGTTAagagaaaaactcaaaatagtGGTATTATGTTAAAGGCTATCACTCAAAGTTATGCAAGCACAAAAGATAAAAATCCCATATTGGCAGAGGTTTCTTTTTATGGAATCCTCACAGACATAATTGAGTTATATTATTCGAAGAATCTCAAGTTTGTATTGTTTAAATGTAAATGGGTGAACAATATCAAGGGGTTTATTGAGAAAGATGATTATGGATTTACTCTTGTGAATTTTAATCATCTACTCTATACAAGACATCAGTTATCAGATGAACCATTCATCTTTGCTTCTCAAGCTCAACAAGTGTTTTATGTCGATCATCCTATGGAAAAGGAGTGGCGAATGGTTGTTAAACTTAAGCCAAGAGGTTTTTATGATTTAGGTGATGACACACCAACAATTGAGCATAAGGAAGGACATATGGAGTTGTGGCCTGAACAACAATTGGATGACACAATATTTGAAACTGAAAAAGACATTGAATGGGTTAGAGAAGGTGTACCAGGATTAGAAATTGACCCAGAAACTTTGGAAAGAAATGAAGCATATGATGAAGATGACAACATATCTTAG